From the genome of Pseudomonas sp. gcc21, one region includes:
- a CDS encoding response regulator, which yields MSSPPLPLLVCDDSAMARKQLIRALPADSLFQITQAANGLEGLAAIRSGLGVIVLLDLTMPELDGFGVLAQLQQEGLQCHVIVVSGDVQAEAIRRAKALGAKAFIKKPADPLQLSAALSMLDITIPVCSARQSSPKYSAGLPSVPFRDAFREVANVAMGRAAELLGRVLGVFIKLPIPNVNILEVGELHMALADAQRGERLTAICQGYIGGGVAGEALLIFHDAEIDSVASLLRTHLDESAKLEMLLDLASIIIGACLNGLSEQLLINLSQGHPLVLGQHCPIEELIRINQRRWKRTLAVEISYGLEDLDIHFDLMLLFTEDSVPRLQKQLDFLIDG from the coding sequence GTGAGCAGCCCTCCTCTGCCGCTGCTCGTCTGCGACGACTCCGCTATGGCGCGCAAACAGCTGATCCGCGCACTTCCGGCTGATAGCCTGTTTCAAATCACCCAGGCGGCAAACGGCCTCGAAGGGCTGGCCGCGATTCGCAGCGGACTCGGAGTCATTGTTCTGCTGGATCTGACGATGCCGGAACTGGACGGTTTCGGCGTACTGGCTCAGCTTCAGCAAGAAGGTTTGCAATGCCACGTGATCGTGGTGTCCGGTGACGTGCAGGCTGAAGCGATACGCCGGGCCAAGGCACTGGGTGCAAAAGCGTTCATCAAGAAGCCTGCCGATCCGCTCCAATTGAGCGCAGCCCTGAGCATGCTGGATATTACTATTCCGGTGTGTTCGGCCAGGCAATCGTCACCCAAATATTCGGCCGGCCTGCCTAGCGTTCCTTTTCGCGATGCGTTTCGTGAGGTTGCCAACGTGGCAATGGGCCGCGCCGCCGAGCTTCTTGGCCGCGTGCTTGGCGTCTTCATCAAGCTACCCATCCCGAACGTCAATATCCTCGAGGTCGGCGAGCTGCACATGGCGCTCGCCGATGCCCAGCGAGGCGAACGTCTTACTGCCATTTGCCAGGGCTATATCGGCGGAGGCGTAGCTGGCGAGGCGCTGCTCATATTCCATGACGCGGAAATCGACAGCGTCGCCAGTCTGCTTAGAACACACCTCGACGAGAGCGCCAAACTGGAAATGCTGCTGGACCTGGCGAGCATTATCATTGGCGCCTGTCTAAACGGCCTTTCCGAACAGCTCCTCATCAATCTGTCCCAAGGCCATCCTCTGGTGCTCGGCCAGCACTGCCCGATCGAGGAGCTCATCCGCATCAATCAGCGTCGTTGGAAACGCACCCTCGCGGTGGAAATAAGCTACGGCCTCGAGGATCTGGATATCCATTTCGATCTGATGCTGCTGTTCACCGAAGACTCGGTTCCGCGCCTTCAGAAACAGCTGGATTTTCTGATAGATGGGTAA
- the lnt gene encoding apolipoprotein N-acyltransferase — protein sequence MLAALSGALLCIPWLIPHLYWTAWLGWVPLLFALDGTRLPTATLLGWVAGAVCFAGASNWMVEFAINLKGLSFPLSLGLAAIFWLYAGLSVGLACLLYRWLARALPGFEVLTFTFSILAVMAFYPLLFEARFAEAQTQFLPALQGVDLVGAQGMDAIMLMVSALVFHVLRRGLVRSAANRAINIGAAVLVFAWFIYGFVSLQAWDERTAEWETRRVGLVQPNDAVTLDLPKPAPGFSLESPEEMQATERLIKGGATWVAWPEARYKGYFENYSVRYGYAQRLSESGVPLVFHDVENRWVDGERQSFNSVAFLGQDGELADTYRKVQRMPFGEYLPAFFSLPGLKTITNLFLGEFLRELSAGDRHAYFNMGGMEVVPKVCFETAFPEFVADSVGAEGQGKVLLFLSQDNWFGETTQPFQHRAMSIVRGVENRVPMIHLINNGPSVVSSPNGRVIAGSRAFSRAEMLVDIPFSTESGGSFYSRHPHFFGTLVYVALGLLVIAVLVVRRRGHTARPAL from the coding sequence ATGCTGGCAGCGTTGTCCGGTGCACTGCTGTGCATCCCCTGGTTGATACCCCATCTGTACTGGACTGCCTGGCTTGGCTGGGTACCTTTGCTGTTCGCACTGGACGGTACGCGGCTGCCGACGGCGACACTGCTCGGCTGGGTCGCAGGCGCAGTATGCTTCGCCGGCGCCAGTAACTGGATGGTTGAGTTTGCTATCAATCTGAAGGGGCTTTCGTTCCCGCTCAGTCTCGGCCTGGCGGCTATCTTCTGGTTGTACGCAGGGTTGTCGGTGGGCCTCGCCTGTCTGCTTTACCGGTGGCTTGCGCGTGCGCTTCCCGGGTTTGAAGTACTCACCTTCACCTTCAGTATCCTCGCGGTAATGGCATTCTATCCGCTGCTGTTCGAAGCGCGATTTGCCGAGGCGCAAACGCAGTTCCTGCCCGCACTGCAGGGCGTTGACCTGGTCGGTGCGCAGGGAATGGATGCGATCATGCTCATGGTCAGCGCTCTGGTGTTCCATGTACTGCGGCGCGGTCTGGTTCGCAGCGCAGCAAATCGGGCAATCAATATAGGTGCAGCCGTATTGGTGTTTGCCTGGTTCATTTACGGATTCGTCAGTTTGCAGGCATGGGACGAGCGTACTGCCGAATGGGAAACGCGCCGAGTGGGACTGGTGCAGCCCAATGACGCTGTCACGTTGGACCTGCCCAAGCCCGCTCCCGGTTTCAGTCTTGAGTCGCCTGAAGAAATGCAGGCTACCGAGCGGCTGATCAAAGGCGGTGCTACCTGGGTTGCCTGGCCTGAAGCGCGCTATAAAGGCTATTTCGAGAATTACAGCGTTCGGTACGGTTATGCTCAGCGATTAAGCGAGTCCGGTGTTCCGCTGGTTTTCCATGACGTTGAGAATCGCTGGGTAGACGGTGAAAGGCAGAGCTTCAACTCGGTGGCCTTCCTTGGGCAGGACGGCGAGTTGGCTGATACCTACCGCAAGGTTCAACGTATGCCGTTCGGCGAATACTTGCCGGCGTTTTTTTCTCTTCCCGGCCTGAAAACCATAACCAACCTATTTCTGGGCGAGTTCCTTCGTGAGCTCTCTGCCGGGGACAGGCATGCCTATTTCAACATGGGGGGCATGGAGGTAGTGCCGAAAGTATGTTTTGAAACGGCATTTCCTGAATTTGTCGCTGATTCGGTAGGGGCTGAGGGACAGGGCAAGGTGTTGCTTTTTCTTTCACAGGACAACTGGTTCGGCGAGACGACCCAACCGTTCCAGCACCGCGCCATGTCGATCGTTCGCGGAGTGGAAAACCGGGTTCCGATGATCCATCTCATCAACAACGGGCCCTCGGTGGTATCCAGCCCAAACGGTCGTGTCATTGCGGGCTCCCGCGCATTTTCCCGGGCAGAAATGCTGGTCGATATTCCCTTCTCGACCGAGTCCGGAGGTAGCTTTTACAGCCGTCATCCGCATTTCTTTGGCACTCTGGTGTACGTCGCGCTCGGGTTGCTGGTTATCGCAGTGCTGGTGGTCCGGCGCCGAGGTCACACCGCGAGACCGGCGCTGTAG
- a CDS encoding NAD(P)/FAD-dependent oxidoreductase — MSAKSEHFDVIILGAGASGLLCAFTAAQRGRRVLVLERANKIGKKILMSGGGRCNFTNQLVEADNFISANPHFCKSALRRYTQWDFIELVERHGISYEERKHSQLFCKDSAKEIVAMLVAECEWAGVQIRTHCEINRIEAINTGTSRYRLGLQQADTVRTLACESLVVATGALSIPTLGGSGLGYEIARQFDLPLTERRAGLVPLMFSDAMKQLCERLSGLAVEVTIRCNGHSFTENMLFTHRGISGPAVLQISNYWYPGDDISIDLLPGINAPQWLVQSKQSSGKSRLRTVLGQHLAKGLIAELQQKWWPEHDDTALAEISDKQLIRIGEQLNGWCLKPSASEGYRTAEVTLGGVDTDAISSKTMEAKQQPGLFFIGEVLDVTGHLGGFNFQWAWSSGYSAGLAV; from the coding sequence GTGTCGGCCAAAAGCGAGCATTTTGACGTAATCATTCTCGGTGCCGGAGCATCCGGACTGCTCTGTGCCTTCACCGCTGCACAGCGCGGACGCCGCGTGCTGGTTCTCGAGCGAGCCAACAAGATAGGCAAGAAGATCCTCATGTCCGGCGGCGGCCGCTGCAACTTCACCAACCAGCTGGTCGAAGCAGACAATTTCATTTCTGCCAACCCGCATTTCTGCAAGTCAGCGCTCAGGCGTTATACCCAGTGGGACTTCATCGAGCTGGTCGAGCGCCATGGCATCAGTTACGAAGAACGCAAACACAGCCAGCTGTTCTGCAAGGATTCAGCAAAAGAAATCGTCGCTATGCTAGTCGCTGAATGCGAGTGGGCCGGCGTGCAAATCCGGACGCACTGCGAAATCAACCGGATCGAAGCTATCAACACCGGCACATCGCGCTATCGCCTTGGTCTGCAGCAGGCTGACACCGTCCGCACGCTGGCCTGCGAATCACTGGTTGTAGCGACCGGCGCACTGTCGATCCCCACACTCGGCGGCAGTGGACTGGGTTATGAGATCGCCCGACAGTTTGATCTTCCTCTGACCGAACGCCGTGCAGGACTGGTGCCGCTGATGTTCAGTGACGCGATGAAGCAGCTCTGCGAGCGCCTCTCCGGTCTGGCTGTTGAGGTCACTATCCGCTGTAACGGCCATTCATTCACCGAGAACATGCTCTTCACCCACCGCGGCATCAGCGGTCCTGCGGTACTGCAGATTTCCAACTACTGGTACCCGGGTGATGACATCTCGATTGACCTGCTGCCTGGCATCAATGCACCGCAGTGGCTCGTGCAATCGAAGCAATCCAGCGGTAAAAGCCGCCTGCGCACAGTCCTCGGGCAGCATCTGGCAAAGGGTTTGATCGCGGAGTTGCAGCAGAAGTGGTGGCCCGAACACGACGATACCGCACTGGCTGAAATCAGCGACAAACAACTGATTCGCATAGGAGAACAGCTCAACGGCTGGTGTCTCAAACCTTCCGCAAGCGAAGGCTATCGCACAGCCGAGGTAACCCTTGGCGGGGTAGATACCGACGCGATCAGTTCAAAAACAATGGAAGCCAAACAGCAGCCTGGGCTGTTTTTTATCGGTGAGGTGCTGGACGTAACGGGACACCTGGGTGGATTCAATTTTCAGTGGGCCTGGTCTTCCGGCTACAGCGCCGGTCTCGCGGTGTGA